The genomic interval GCTCAACTTTTCTTTGTTGGAGCGGGATGAACAGAGTCTGCACCAGGATCTAAAAGATGGGGAGAAGCAATATGTACATGCCAAACTTTTTGAGGTATTCAATTTTGCTTCACTTTCCGATGTCATGGAGCAGTTTCATACAAGTATGTTTGACAGAAGATTGACTTTTCTGGATGAAGCTACTGAATTAGCAAAACGTCTTTTAGAGAAGGCAAAAGCTATGGAAGTTGTCTCCGAAAAATTTGTAAGACAAATGGAGCAACTCTTGAAGACAGCATCTGATGATAAATATACATGTTTGAAGGAAAGAGTAGATGCTGCAGGAAAATATTTTTTAGATACTATAAAAAATGAGCTTGTTATACCTCTTGAACAACATTATGAAAATGTGAAAAACCTGAAGAAGGTAAAGCAATACCTACAGGATCTTAATGAAGTATCTGATTTGATAAAAAGAAAGAATTACCAGCTTGAGCAAGCCATGCAGCTGACGACAGGTTTAGCCACCGGATCTGATCCTGGTGTTCTGTTAAAGGAAGTGCAGCTATCTGGGAAAAATAGACATGAGGTCGAGAAGGAAAAGTCAATGATACAATTGCCCGGGGTGAAGGCAAAAAAAGGAGATACACACAGATTAAGTCTTGAATTGTTCAGACAGGGCAAGTCAATAGAGCTAATAGCAGAAGAAAGAGGTCTTAATATTAGCACTATTGAAGGTCACCTTGCTTCATTTATTCTTACTGGCGAGGTAGCTGTCGGTGAAATTGTAAAGGAAGATAAGATAAAAGATATAGTTGCTGTAATTGAGGAAATGGGAGATATGAGGACTGCTTTATATAAAGACAGGCTGGGAGAAAATTATAGTTATAGCGAAATAAAGGCCGTCTTGAACTGGAGGGATAAAAACAGAGAACAGAAACCAATTTAGCAGGTAGAATTTATTCACTGTTAGTAAAAGATTATTGCTTAACTATAGTAAACTCAACTCTCCTGTTTTGTGCCCTTCCTTCATCAGTATCATTGGAAGTAAACGATACAGGCTCACCAAAGCCGTTATTTGCAAGACGTTGCTTAGGGATTCCTTTTGATATAAGATAATCTACTACTGCTTTAGCCCTGTTTTCAGAAAGAACGAGGTTCGCTTCATCTTTACCTATGCTATCAGTATGTCCTGAAATCAATATTTCAACTGCATTGTTTTTGGATAAAAGTCAACAACACCGTTTAATTCAGGAAATGATTCAGGTTTTAATTCTGCCTTACCAGTTTCTCATAATTCAGAGGGCTAATATTGTTGATGATGCTCTGATAATCAAATATTTTATTCTTAGGCTTAAAAAGTATAAAGGGCTAGTTAAAAAACTACACTGAGGCTACCAAGAAAGTTTTTACTAATACAAGGAAGCTAACCGCATTATGAAAAACTATAAGATGGAGAAATTATCGGCTTTAAACAAACATAAATTGGGTAATGTTATCCTTTTGAAAAGCCTGTAAATCCTGTCTTTTATCAAAATACTATGAAAACTAATAACAATACATTATTGCTTATATTAATTATATTTTTGCCAAGTGTGTCTGTTTCTTTTGCAGGAGATGAATTACCTGGAAATAAAAAAAAGAAGAAGGATAATGCCCCTGTTGGTTTAACATATAAGTCTGCATCTAAAGGGAAGGACGATGGATTTCATGATTACTTTCTTAATGTACAATTAGGTGGATTCTGGGCTTACAATAATGCTACTGTAAAACTGAATTCACCTGAACTTGAAGGGACTGAAATTGACCTTGAAAGGGATTTTGATTTAAGTAAAAATAAGTTTTTCCCAAGAGCTGACGTGATCTTCAGAATAGGAAAGCGACATCAGATCGCTGCTTCGTTTTTTGATCTTTCAAGAAAAAAATCCTTAGTGCTTGACAGGAACATATCTTATGGAGATACTACATTTTATGTAAACTCAGGCCTTGATGCGAAATTCAGGCTTACCTCTTATGGATTGGAATATAGATTTTCTATTGTTAAAACTCCTCTATGGGAAGCAGGTGTTTTACTTGGTGCTAAAGCATTCAGAGTATATGGTAAGGCTGAAGCACATTTAAATGGTTTTAGTTACGGCGTTACGAAACAGTATTGGGCTCCTGTTCCTCTGCCAGGTGTACATGCTTTGGTTAACCTTGGAAAACATGTTGTTCTGAGAGGAGTTGGAGACTATTTTCAACTTAGTTTAGATGATTGGGATTTTAAAGTTTGGGAAGTAAGACCAGGAATAGAGATTTATCCGATAGAAAATTTAGGTCTTTCATTCTACTATCATTACCTGGTGGCAGATGTAAATAAGGTTCCTGAAGAAAATGTAAATGGTTTTTTTAAATACAAAATAAGTGCTGTTTCCGGACAGCTTGCTTTGAGATTCTAGTCTGATTTTAATGATATTGTCTGATTTTGAATTGATAAATTGAAGTGGTTATATTAAGATTTGTTTTGTTAAAATTGTTTACTAAACGAATTTAAATTATTACCAGTTTTCAAAGCGAGCAGTAGCTCTAAAAATGATAATTATGAAGAAGGGAAGTATATTCAATAAAGTTTATTTAACGTTTGGAATGCTGGTTGTTTGCGTAGCAAGTGTATTCGCTCAAATATCGTCCGATAAAGATCCTAACGCTGATTTTAGTCAGTTTAAAACCTTTGGTTTTAAACCCGGAACTGTTATAGATCAGGGAAAGACAGAAACCAATAATACCATCATGGATAACAAGGTTGATGATGCAGTAACATCAGAGTTAACAGCAAAAGGTTTAAAAAGAGATGATAATAATCCTGATTTGGTAATTTCTTATACAGCCGGAGCTCAGGAGAAAACTGAGCTGGAAGATGCGGGCCCTGGTTTTGCCGGTCCTGGTATATATGTAGCCGATGGCTGGTGGGCAGATTCTTATGATGAATTCTGGCAGAACACTTATAACGAAGGAACCCTGATGATTGACGTAAAAGATGCTCAGACAAATGAACTTGTTTATAGAGTATATGGCGCCGGAGAAGTTAAGAATAAATCCAAAAAGCAGGATAAAGAAATAAATAAGGTTGTTAAGAAAGGGTTCAAAGACTTCCCTCAGCAATGATCTTTATTGATGTTGATTAAATGAAAACAGGTTGCAGAGATGCAGCCTGTTTTTGTTTATGGAGGAACTCCCTTGTGAAGAACAATTTAATATTTAACCGCCTTATTTTTAAAGGGAAGAATTTTAAAAAAAATATGGCTTTATATCAAAAAGATGATCATCGCAGTAGCTTGTTAGATGATATTTATGCGTCTCCTGATCTTGGTGTATCAATGCCGAAATACAGGATACCCGAGGAAGAACATGATCCAAGGGTTGCATATGCTGCGGTACATGATGAATTAATGCTTGATGGTAATTCAAGGCAAAATCTGGCAACTTTCTGTCAGACTTATCTGGACCCTGAAATTCATAAGTTGATGGATGAAGCAGCGGATAAGAATATGATTGATAAAGATGAATATCCTCAGACTGCAGAAATAGAGTCACGTTGTGTGGCTATGATAGCTGATTTATGGAACTCTCCTGATGCGGCCAATACAATTGGGTGTTCAACTACTGGATCTAGTGAGGCTGCCATGTTAGGGGGATTGGCTATGAAATGGAAGTGGAAAGCCAAAAGACAGGCTCAGGGTAAACCCACTGATAAGCCTAATCTTATTTGTGGACCAGTCCAGATTTGCTGGCATAAATTTGCCAGGTATTTCGAGGTTGAATTAAGGGAAATACCTATGGAGCATGGAAGATTACTAATGACTCCTGAAGAAGTATTAAAAAGGTGCGATGAAAATACGATAGGTGTGGTGCCAACATTGGGTGTAACCTTTACGCTTCAGTTTGAAGATGTTAAAGCAGTATGTGAAGCTCTTGATAAGTTGCAAAAAGATACGGGATTGGATATACCAATACATGTCGATGCGGCAAGTGGAGGCTTCGTGGCTCCATTTCTTTATAAGGAATTGCTTTGGGATTTCAGATTACCGAGGGTTAAATCGATCAATGCCTCCGGTCATAAACATGGCTTATCTCCATTGGGGGTAGGATGGGTAGTTTGGAGAGAGAAACAGGATTTGCCTGAAGAGTTGATATTTAACGTTAACTATCTTGGTGGTAACATGCCTACATTTGCTTTGAACTTTAGTAGACCGGGAGGGCAGGTCATTGCCCAATATTATAATTTTCTCAGGTTAGGGAGAGAGGGGTATAGAAGAATCCATCAATCATGCTTAGATACTGGAATCTACCTTGCTGAAGAGATAGCAAAATCTAATCTTGTAGAAATGATTTATGATGGAAGAGGAGGGCTGCCAGGATGTTGCTATAAGCTCAAGGATGGTTTGAATACAAGTTATAACCTATATGATCTATCTGAGAAGCTTAGAGCAAGAGGATGGCAGATTGCTTCCTATTCCTTGCCTGCAAATGCTCAGGATATAGTGATTCAAAGAATATTGGTGAGGCATGGATTTACTCATGATCTTGCTAATCTTTTGCTGGACGATATGTATCGTTCAGTTGATTTCTTTAAAGCACATCCTGTTTTAAAACAAATGACAAGAGAAGAAGCCGGTGGGTTTAACCATTCCTAAGGTTGAATATTTATTATTTATTGTATTCGTTCTGCAGTTTTGGAGAACGAATACTTTATTTTTGATGTAAAATTTAAGCTTAAAACATTTTTTTACCTGCCTTGTTGAATATCTGATAATTTCGACTTTATAAGAATCGCCAGTCGGATTTTCCTTCACTAATAAAATATCATATGTTTAAATTTAAGGATGAGGGTTCAGATGTAAAAAAACATGAGATTCCTGTTAAGCAGGGTACTATTACTACTTTTGGAATTTCAATGATGACTTGTGCATGCGTATTAAGTCTAAGGGGATTACCAGTGATGGCTAAGGAAGAATTAACAATGTTTTTTTACATAGGTTTTTCAACACTTTTGTTTTTGATTCCTGTATCTCTGGTTTCTGCAGAATTGGGAGGGGCCTTTGGAAACAGACCAGGTGGTGTTTATACATGGATTGGAGAAGCATTTAATAAGAAAACAGGTTTTATTGCCATATGGCTGGAATGGGCACAGACAATAGTGTTGTATCCTACAGTACTTGGCTTTGCATCAGGAGCATTCGCCTATGCTATAGGTAGACCGGATTTAGCAACTGATGGAACGTTCGTAGGGCTGTTTTCAATTTTTATATACTGGGTGGCAACTTTCATTGTTTTCAGAGGTTCATCTGTAATTCAAAAAGTAACAAGTTATGGATTTATTTTAGGTACAGTTATTCCTGGATTATTGATTATTGGATTTGGAGTTACCTGGATATTAATGGGCCAAGACATTGCATTTATGCATCCAGATCCTAATGATGCAAATATTGCCAAGGTGGTTAACGGAAAAGCAGAACCTCGTATCTTACCTTATTTTAGAGGTATTACTGACGTCGCATTTCTTGCAGGAATAGTATTGCTATTTTCAGGAGTAGAGTCGCAGGCAGTGCATGCAAACGAATTGAAAAATCCTGCAAAGCAATTTCCGCAGGCTATGTTGCTTGCTGCATTGATCATATTCACCATTTTTACTTTAGGCGCATTATCCGTTGGCGCAGTAATTCCCGGAAAAGAAATTAACGTACAGTCTGGATTGATGCAGGCTTTTTATAAAATCTTTAATCAATTTCAACTGGGATGGCTGACTTATATTTCCGGATTGTTAGTAACCTTTGGCGCAATAGCAAGTGTTCTTTCCTGGCTTTCCGGTCCAAGTAAGGGCCTTCTTGTTACCGCTAAAGACAGAATACTGCCAGATATGATGAGCAGGATTAATAATAAGGGGATTCAAACGGGGATACTATATCTTCAGGGAATATTTGTCACTATACTAGCTTCTTTATATATTATTATGAAAGATGTGAATGTAGCTTTCTTCCTTTTGACAGTGCTTACTGTTGGCCTTTATCTGATCATGTATATGTTGATGTATGCAGCCGCTATAAGATTAAAATATACACAACCAAATCTTCCGCGTTCATATAAAATTCCTGGTGGGAATACAGGGATGTTTGTAGTTGCAGGTGTTGGTTTTCTAGCAGTATTATTTTCTTTTGTGCTTGCATTTGTGCCTCCGTCTCAGCTTCCAATAGGAAGTCCTTCAACATATGTTGGGATGGTGATTTCAGGAACTGTATTTTTTACCGGTCTTCCCTTTTTGATTTTTTATGTGAAAAGAAGAAGAGGCATTGATCTGAGTGGCAAGCCTAATGTATGAAGTAATAGTGCGCTAATTGAGAATATTAGATATGCATAAGTTACATTTCAGATGTTAAATCAAAGTGCATCAAATTTTTTGAATGCAATCTTTAATTCTTTGTTTAGAGCTCTGACCGCATATCTGGATTCAAATACAAGCATAATGCTTGCTCCAAACAAAAGAACAATTCCTATCAATCCTAATACCAGAGGAACTGCGTAAAAATTTAAAGGAGTGAGTTTGATTATTGCAAGAAAAATACTTGTAGCAAAGAAATCACAAAGTGCTAAGTACTGAAACCACAAGCTTTGCTGAAGAAATTTTGAACGGATTGCCATCATGCGTAAGACGTCTAAAGTATGGTGCATTTCTTCATCTAAATCCTTTTTTCCTGATTGATTATTATAGTCAGGATTTATCATCTTTAATAACTCCCTAACTCTGTCAATTACTTTTCCTGATCTTGTGCTTGTAGATAATATCAGACTTAGTGTTGCCATGATTAATACAACCGGTATAATCATGGCAGAAAGGATAGCTACAGTTTCCTGGAATCTTGCTTTATCCATATACTATTTGATTGAATACAATGGTTTTATTTTTTGTCATTAGTTCTTTCAAACTTTTTTTGATGGAATCAAGACTTGAAAAATCTGAGATGAATAACATATGGGCATATGATTGGTGATAGGAATTCGATTTCCAATTTCAGATTTTATAAACCTTAACTATTCCTGTACAAACTGAAAATTTAAATACATGTTATACTGCGTTTGATGTCTAAGGAAAAAGAGGAATAATGCTATGTAGTTTGCGGTAACATTTTTTTGTGATGACTGTTAGCCTCGAAACTGACCAATGTTTCTATGAGAAGAATATATATATGCAGGACCAAAATTCTGTTTGTGTTAGTATTCATGTATACCCATTTCTATGGAGCATTTGCTCAGGATACTGATGTAAAAATTGATACATTAGAAAGGCGTGTTAAAAGACTTGAAGTGAGGTTTGATACAGCGGCTGCACGACTAACTTCTGTTTTGGGTATCCCAAATGGACTATCCAGAAGAAACCTGGAGGGTGGTACATATGGAAGCCGTTTAAAATTGAATACTGAAAAAACAGTAATGGAAATCAGTGGTTATATCCAGGGCGATTTTATCCATAGTTTCAGGCAGTCTGGTCCGTACAAAGATGCGATGGTACCTTCTACAATTCCTGTTCCGAATTCAAGTGTAGGGGAAACATATTTTGGAATCAGACAAACAAGGTTTACTTCAAAAACCACGACCAAAACCGAAATGGGGGATCTTAAAACCCATTTTGAATTTGACCTTTTTGCACCTAATGGAGCAACGACTTTTCACATACGTCATGCTCTTGGTACACTTGGTCGTGTTTCTATAGGACAATATTGGACAAACTTTATGGACATAGATGTGTTCCCTAATGTCTTTGAATATTGGGGACCTAATTCCATGCCTTTTTTACGTCAGCCGCAAATTAAATATACAGCTCCTCTTGGCAGAAATGCAACACTTGCAGTTTCTGCTGAATCTCCCGGTAGTCAGATTTCAATAGCTGATTCAATAAGATTTTCCTCACGCAGTCTATTCCCTGATGGAGTTATTAATTTTCGTTACACCTGGCATGTTAGTCATATTCAACTTACAGGTTTATTACATCCAGTAAGTCTTAAGGATAATGACAAATCAAAGACATTATGGGGGTATGGTTTCAATTTTTCCTGTTATTGGGAGATATTCAAAAGAAATGCTATAGTATTTGAAGCTACATATGGCAAAGGAATAGGGAAGTATTTTGATGATCTTGGAGTACAGACGCTGGATGCTGTTGTAGCACCAAATGGTAATTATAAACTGTTGCCTGCCTATGGAGGATTTCTTTTCTATGACTGGTGGTGGAGTGATAAATTTAGTTCT from Sporocytophaga myxococcoides carries:
- a CDS encoding DUF4136 domain-containing protein; translated protein: MKKGSIFNKVYLTFGMLVVCVASVFAQISSDKDPNADFSQFKTFGFKPGTVIDQGKTETNNTIMDNKVDDAVTSELTAKGLKRDDNNPDLVISYTAGAQEKTELEDAGPGFAGPGIYVADGWWADSYDEFWQNTYNEGTLMIDVKDAQTNELVYRVYGAGEVKNKSKKQDKEINKVVKKGFKDFPQQ
- a CDS encoding DUF2721 domain-containing protein, translated to MDKARFQETVAILSAMIIPVVLIMATLSLILSTSTRSGKVIDRVRELLKMINPDYNNQSGKKDLDEEMHHTLDVLRMMAIRSKFLQQSLWFQYLALCDFFATSIFLAIIKLTPLNFYAVPLVLGLIGIVLLFGASIMLVFESRYAVRALNKELKIAFKKFDAL
- a CDS encoding DcaP family trimeric outer membrane transporter, with the translated sequence MRRIYICRTKILFVLVFMYTHFYGAFAQDTDVKIDTLERRVKRLEVRFDTAAARLTSVLGIPNGLSRRNLEGGTYGSRLKLNTEKTVMEISGYIQGDFIHSFRQSGPYKDAMVPSTIPVPNSSVGETYFGIRQTRFTSKTTTKTEMGDLKTHFEFDLFAPNGATTFHIRHALGTLGRVSIGQYWTNFMDIDVFPNVFEYWGPNSMPFLRQPQIKYTAPLGRNATLAVSAESPGSQISIADSIRFSSRSLFPDGVINFRYTWHVSHIQLTGLLHPVSLKDNDKSKTLWGYGFNFSCYWEIFKRNAIVFEATYGKGIGKYFDDLGVQTLDAVVAPNGNYKLLPAYGGFLFYDWWWSDKFSSAIGYSYLHSNTFSSQPGTNYKNGAYGIANFTYYPVDYVKIGIEYQYGMREDIDNRKGENSRIQFSGNYKF
- a CDS encoding glutamate decarboxylase yields the protein MALYQKDDHRSSLLDDIYASPDLGVSMPKYRIPEEEHDPRVAYAAVHDELMLDGNSRQNLATFCQTYLDPEIHKLMDEAADKNMIDKDEYPQTAEIESRCVAMIADLWNSPDAANTIGCSTTGSSEAAMLGGLAMKWKWKAKRQAQGKPTDKPNLICGPVQICWHKFARYFEVELREIPMEHGRLLMTPEEVLKRCDENTIGVVPTLGVTFTLQFEDVKAVCEALDKLQKDTGLDIPIHVDAASGGFVAPFLYKELLWDFRLPRVKSINASGHKHGLSPLGVGWVVWREKQDLPEELIFNVNYLGGNMPTFALNFSRPGGQVIAQYYNFLRLGREGYRRIHQSCLDTGIYLAEEIAKSNLVEMIYDGRGGLPGCCYKLKDGLNTSYNLYDLSEKLRARGWQIASYSLPANAQDIVIQRILVRHGFTHDLANLLLDDMYRSVDFFKAHPVLKQMTREEAGGFNHS
- a CDS encoding APC family permease produces the protein MFKFKDEGSDVKKHEIPVKQGTITTFGISMMTCACVLSLRGLPVMAKEELTMFFYIGFSTLLFLIPVSLVSAELGGAFGNRPGGVYTWIGEAFNKKTGFIAIWLEWAQTIVLYPTVLGFASGAFAYAIGRPDLATDGTFVGLFSIFIYWVATFIVFRGSSVIQKVTSYGFILGTVIPGLLIIGFGVTWILMGQDIAFMHPDPNDANIAKVVNGKAEPRILPYFRGITDVAFLAGIVLLFSGVESQAVHANELKNPAKQFPQAMLLAALIIFTIFTLGALSVGAVIPGKEINVQSGLMQAFYKIFNQFQLGWLTYISGLLVTFGAIASVLSWLSGPSKGLLVTAKDRILPDMMSRINNKGIQTGILYLQGIFVTILASLYIIMKDVNVAFFLLTVLTVGLYLIMYMLMYAAAIRLKYTQPNLPRSYKIPGGNTGMFVVAGVGFLAVLFSFVLAFVPPSQLPIGSPSTYVGMVISGTVFFTGLPFLIFYVKRRRGIDLSGKPNV